One genomic window of Luteitalea pratensis includes the following:
- a CDS encoding type II toxin-antitoxin system Phd/YefM family antitoxin has protein sequence MKPLRQVNVHQAKTELSRLLLDVERGHEVVIARNGAPVAKLVPLPAAGTKRLCVDTWKGRIQMGEDFDAPLTDAELEEWGA, from the coding sequence ATGAAGCCGCTCAGGCAGGTCAACGTTCATCAAGCCAAGACGGAGCTGTCACGACTGCTCCTGGACGTGGAGCGTGGTCACGAAGTGGTCATCGCGCGCAACGGCGCGCCCGTCGCCAAGCTCGTGCCGCTTCCGGCGGCAGGCACGAAGCGGCTGTGCGTCGACACATGGAAGGGGCGCATCCAGATGGGCGAGGACTTCGACGCGCCGCTCACGGATGCGGAGCTCGAGGAGTGGGGGGCATGA
- a CDS encoding DUF3014 domain-containing protein, which produces MDEDLDRLRGQDDGREPLLVPRRDHTANNRLAWIGLFVLVAVVVGALWWWAPRTSKSPAEAIGRVPTEEVVERPVPQVQGLGVGEPDPNLPPLGNLDGYVRPLLAVLSSRPELAALLASDGLVRRFAVSVDAIARGDSPAGQVRAVAPRAPFKVQQRGDELTIDPASYARYDGLVILVEDMPTPQLARLYGRLKPRLEEAYAELGAGGTFDDAMTRAIRHLLATPLPPPNAQMQQARGINYAYNDERYEGLSAAQRQLLRLGPDRARRVQERLRAFGIALGIPADQLRSRS; this is translated from the coding sequence ATGGACGAGGACCTCGATCGACTGCGCGGACAAGACGATGGGCGGGAGCCGCTGCTCGTGCCCCGACGCGACCACACCGCGAACAACCGCCTCGCCTGGATCGGGCTGTTCGTGCTCGTCGCCGTCGTCGTCGGTGCCTTGTGGTGGTGGGCACCGCGGACGTCGAAGTCCCCGGCCGAGGCCATCGGCAGGGTCCCGACCGAGGAGGTGGTGGAGCGCCCGGTGCCGCAGGTACAAGGGCTGGGCGTCGGGGAGCCCGACCCGAACCTTCCTCCCCTGGGTAACCTCGACGGGTACGTGAGGCCGCTCCTCGCCGTCCTTTCGTCGCGTCCGGAGCTTGCAGCCCTCCTGGCCTCGGACGGCCTTGTACGCCGGTTCGCCGTCAGCGTCGACGCGATTGCGCGGGGAGACTCACCCGCGGGCCAGGTTCGTGCCGTCGCACCCCGCGCGCCGTTCAAGGTGCAGCAGCGTGGCGACGAACTGACGATCGATCCGGCCAGTTACGCACGGTACGACGGGCTCGTGATCCTCGTCGAGGACATGCCGACCCCCCAGCTCGCGCGGCTCTATGGACGGCTCAAGCCACGCCTCGAGGAGGCGTACGCGGAGCTTGGCGCTGGCGGTACGTTCGACGACGCGATGACCCGCGCCATCCGGCATCTGCTGGCGACACCGTTACCACCGCCGAACGCTCAAATGCAGCAGGCCAGGGGCATCAACTACGCGTATAACGACGAGCGATACGAGGGCCTCTCGGCCGCGCAGCGGCAATTGTTGCGCCTTGGGCCGGATCGCGCACGCCGCGTGCAGGAGCGGCTGCGGGCATTCGGCATCGCGCTCGGCATCCCGGCCGATCAGCTGCGATCCCGGTCCTGA
- a CDS encoding adenylyltransferase/cytidyltransferase family protein, protein MSRLPEREGGGVVSREVCLARVRAWQAAGRTVVFTNGVFDLLHAGHVRYLAAAKAEGDHLVVAINTDDTVRAAKGPDRPVHPAAERAELVAALRVVDLAVTFDEPTPADIIAALQPDVLVKGADWPLDQVVGREIVWARGGRVVRVPTEQGHSTTGLIGKIRR, encoded by the coding sequence ATGAGCCGACTGCCTGAGCGGGAGGGCGGCGGTGTCGTCTCGCGCGAAGTGTGCCTGGCGCGCGTTCGGGCCTGGCAGGCAGCGGGTCGGACGGTGGTGTTCACCAACGGTGTGTTCGACTTGCTGCACGCCGGTCACGTCCGCTACCTCGCCGCGGCGAAGGCCGAAGGCGACCACCTCGTGGTGGCCATCAACACCGATGACACCGTGCGCGCCGCCAAGGGGCCAGATCGCCCTGTACATCCCGCCGCCGAGCGGGCCGAGCTCGTCGCGGCACTTCGGGTGGTGGACCTCGCGGTGACCTTCGACGAGCCGACCCCGGCCGACATCATCGCCGCGCTGCAGCCTGATGTCCTCGTGAAGGGGGCCGACTGGCCGCTCGACCAGGTCGTGGGGCGAGAGATCGTGTGGGCCCGCGGTGGCCGCGTCGTCCGCGTGCCGACCGAGCAGGGCCACTCGACGACCGGCCTCATCGGCAAGATCAGGAGGTAG
- a CDS encoding amidohydrolase family protein yields the protein MNRREWLTRTGAVMGAAVATTGAEARGEGDLRGETMQGQEPAPKPDASLKLVDYQPKSMLHVPVTVVEKAAFPVIDMHTHLTVRNAQANARQSRRAMPPEDLLKVMDARNIRTMVNLTGGQGERLAGNIAGLDRAHPGRFLTFTEPTWTEAQRPDYAKWQADQFAAAKTAGAMGVKVLKTLGLFLRDKDAAGKDGALVKVDDPRFDPMWEQAGALGFPVAIHVGDPEAFFLPTDRYNERYEELANHPDWSFHGKDFPAFKAVLEARDRVFKRHPKTTFVALHVGHWAENLPAVGEMLDTYKNVHIEIGARIGELGRQPRQSRKFFDKYQDRIMFGTDAVPNGTETPQQIFGLDLYQIYYRFLQTEDEYFDYAPAPVPPQGRWQIYGIGLPEPILKKVYLDNALRALPRHTAP from the coding sequence GTGAACAGACGCGAATGGCTGACGAGGACGGGCGCGGTGATGGGCGCCGCGGTGGCAACGACCGGCGCCGAGGCGCGCGGCGAGGGCGACCTGCGCGGAGAAACGATGCAGGGCCAGGAGCCCGCGCCCAAGCCGGATGCGTCGCTGAAGTTGGTGGACTACCAGCCAAAGAGCATGCTGCACGTGCCGGTGACGGTCGTCGAGAAGGCGGCGTTTCCGGTCATCGACATGCACACGCATCTGACGGTGCGCAACGCGCAGGCCAATGCCCGGCAATCGCGGCGGGCGATGCCGCCCGAAGACCTCCTGAAGGTCATGGACGCCCGCAACATCCGCACGATGGTCAACCTCACCGGGGGACAAGGTGAGCGCCTGGCGGGCAACATCGCGGGGCTCGATCGCGCCCATCCCGGGCGATTCCTCACCTTCACCGAGCCGACGTGGACCGAGGCGCAGCGTCCTGACTACGCGAAGTGGCAGGCCGATCAGTTCGCCGCGGCGAAGACCGCGGGCGCGATGGGCGTGAAGGTGCTCAAGACGCTTGGGCTGTTCCTGCGCGACAAGGACGCGGCCGGCAAGGACGGCGCCCTGGTGAAGGTGGACGACCCGCGCTTCGATCCGATGTGGGAGCAGGCGGGGGCACTCGGCTTCCCGGTTGCGATCCACGTCGGCGACCCGGAGGCGTTCTTCCTGCCGACCGATCGCTACAACGAGCGCTACGAGGAACTGGCCAACCACCCCGACTGGTCGTTCCACGGCAAGGACTTCCCCGCCTTCAAGGCCGTCCTCGAGGCTCGCGACCGCGTCTTCAAGCGTCATCCGAAGACGACGTTCGTGGCGCTGCACGTGGGTCACTGGGCGGAGAACCTGCCGGCGGTCGGCGAGATGCTCGACACTTACAAGAACGTGCACATCGAGATCGGCGCGCGCATCGGCGAACTCGGCCGCCAGCCCAGGCAGTCGCGGAAGTTCTTCGACAAGTACCAGGACCGGATCATGTTCGGCACCGATGCCGTCCCCAACGGCACCGAGACGCCGCAACAGATTTTCGGCCTCGACCTGTACCAGATCTATTACCGCTTCCTGCAGACCGAGGACGAGTATTTCGATTACGCGCCGGCACCCGTGCCGCCCCAGGGCCGCTGGCAGATCTACGGCATCGGACTCCCCGAACCGATCCTGAAGAAGGTGTACCTCGACAACGCCTTGCGCGCGCTCCCCAGGCACACCGCGCCCTAG
- a CDS encoding response regulator, which translates to MPHPSTIRVAIADDHPLVLTGLEHLLREHEGFDVVARCSTGAAALAAVDASRPDILLLDLQMPDMDGLAVLAALQARDPRPRVVLLTAGLNEDQLIEALRYDVRGVVLKEMAPSLLVLCLRRVHAGGQWLEKDSAARAMAKLVRNEDRHRKLATMLTPREIEIVRLVRRGLANRQIADALCVAEGTVKVHLHNIYEKLSVHRRGQLIAFADEYGLH; encoded by the coding sequence ATGCCGCACCCGTCGACCATCCGCGTGGCCATCGCCGACGACCATCCCCTCGTCCTGACCGGGCTCGAACACCTGCTCCGCGAACACGAGGGATTCGACGTCGTCGCGCGGTGCTCGACCGGAGCCGCGGCCCTCGCCGCCGTTGACGCCTCCCGCCCGGACATCCTCCTGCTCGATTTGCAGATGCCCGACATGGACGGCCTCGCCGTCCTCGCCGCACTCCAGGCACGCGACCCACGGCCCCGTGTCGTGCTGCTGACCGCAGGATTGAACGAGGACCAGCTGATCGAAGCGTTGCGCTACGACGTCCGCGGCGTCGTGCTCAAGGAGATGGCACCGTCGCTGCTCGTGCTGTGCCTCCGCCGTGTCCACGCGGGCGGCCAGTGGCTGGAGAAGGACTCGGCCGCTCGCGCGATGGCGAAGTTGGTGCGCAACGAGGACCGGCACCGCAAGCTCGCCACCATGCTGACGCCGCGGGAGATCGAGATCGTCCGGCTCGTCCGGCGGGGTCTGGCCAACCGTCAAATCGCAGATGCGCTGTGTGTTGCCGAAGGTACCGTGAAGGTGCACCTGCACAACATCTACGAGAAGCTCTCGGTGCACCGGCGCGGTCAACTGATCGCGTTCGCCGACGAGTACGGCTTGCATTGA
- a CDS encoding DUF5612 domain-containing protein, producing the protein MPDRVTPLALVLTTRSGPGVLHAVSGIIAEHGGDITSLTIVENSPDVTRLLLEVSAPDAEALLTDLAAAEPVQAVERVATFQHVFGKRVIIMGGGAQVGQVAIGAIAEADRHNIRGEKISVDTIPLVGEQALAEAVRAVSRLPRARVLVLAGSLMGGEIETAVREVRAQGLTVISLNMAGSVPDASDLVVTDPVQAGVMAVMAIADTARFRIDRLTKRVF; encoded by the coding sequence GTGCCAGATCGGGTCACCCCGCTTGCCCTCGTGCTTACCACCCGGAGCGGGCCGGGCGTACTTCATGCCGTAAGCGGAATCATCGCCGAACATGGCGGCGACATCACCAGCCTGACGATCGTCGAGAACAGCCCGGACGTGACGCGCCTGCTGCTGGAGGTGTCGGCACCGGATGCCGAGGCCCTACTGACCGATCTCGCCGCCGCCGAGCCGGTGCAGGCCGTCGAGCGCGTGGCCACGTTCCAGCACGTGTTCGGCAAGCGCGTGATCATCATGGGTGGCGGCGCGCAAGTTGGCCAGGTCGCCATAGGCGCCATCGCCGAGGCCGACCGGCACAACATCCGCGGCGAGAAGATCTCGGTGGACACGATTCCGCTTGTCGGTGAACAGGCGCTCGCCGAAGCCGTGCGCGCCGTGTCGCGCCTGCCGCGCGCCCGCGTGCTCGTCCTCGCGGGATCGCTGATGGGTGGCGAGATCGAGACGGCGGTCCGCGAAGTTCGCGCGCAGGGGTTGACGGTCATCAGCCTCAACATGGCCGGCAGCGTGCCGGACGCGAGCGATCTCGTGGTGACCGATCCGGTGCAGGCCGGCGTGATGGCAGTGATGGCCATCGCCGACACGGCGCGTTTTCGCATCGACAGGCTGACGAAGCGAGTGTTTTGA
- a CDS encoding sensor histidine kinase: MTDTPGYAPRHRVERVVSAGRLVLAAFLCLALLIDPSEPGRHGAVVRGIAAGYLVYALALAAWSWLGSTTLGGLGIATHVLDLVLFALLMHLSDGPASPFFVYFMFATLCGAIRWHGRGALVTGVVALTLYVLVSAAGVRYFGTGTLDGLRFVTRCAHLATIAALLAYLGAHHRRLERELGSLARWPRRHSAGDEEGLRAILAHAAETLGTQRVVLVWEEHDEPWLQVAQQDGPSFQRSSEAPDTFGEIVTGLAASFVAENVMQQPPARVVARTSHGIQYCSGVVVSPQFLRRFPARSVLAIRICDDSLRGWLIAFDKRAMSIDDLVLGDIVGRLVAGALELEVRLEQLGERAASDERLRLARDLHDGVLQALTAAALQVQAARDVLHLDVAAAEERLARVQDTVFTEQQVVRRAVETLNPRHVRFVPRLDSLASLRECVRAVARQWDLRVRLDMAGSSPVPQHVVHEICRMVTEALVNAARHGAARDVFVACETSATIVRLVVEYEGRGFVGLDGRHDLASLSAMGQGPRTLMQRVAALEGAFSIESCTTGARLEIEVPLQEPGGHARPRLVACAGPLREQVPATSS, encoded by the coding sequence ATGACTGACACGCCCGGCTACGCGCCTCGGCACAGGGTGGAGCGAGTCGTCTCCGCAGGACGACTCGTGCTCGCCGCTTTCCTGTGCCTGGCGCTGCTGATCGACCCGAGCGAGCCGGGCCGTCATGGCGCGGTCGTGCGGGGGATCGCTGCGGGATACCTGGTGTACGCGCTCGCTCTCGCCGCGTGGTCGTGGCTCGGAAGCACGACGCTCGGCGGCCTGGGGATCGCGACGCACGTCCTGGATCTGGTGCTGTTTGCGCTGCTCATGCACCTGTCGGACGGGCCGGCGAGCCCGTTCTTCGTCTACTTCATGTTCGCGACGCTGTGCGGCGCCATCCGATGGCATGGCCGGGGCGCGCTCGTGACTGGTGTCGTCGCCCTCACGTTGTACGTTCTGGTCAGCGCCGCCGGGGTCAGGTACTTCGGCACCGGCACGCTGGACGGTCTGCGCTTCGTGACACGCTGCGCGCACCTGGCGACGATTGCCGCACTGCTTGCCTATCTCGGGGCCCACCACAGGCGACTCGAACGTGAGCTCGGAAGCCTGGCCCGCTGGCCGCGGCGACACTCGGCCGGAGACGAGGAGGGGCTGCGGGCGATCCTCGCGCATGCCGCGGAGACGCTCGGCACGCAGCGTGTCGTCCTGGTCTGGGAAGAACACGATGAGCCGTGGCTTCAGGTGGCGCAGCAGGACGGCCCCTCATTCCAGCGCTCGAGTGAAGCGCCCGACACCTTCGGGGAGATCGTGACTGGTCTTGCGGCCAGCTTCGTGGCCGAGAACGTGATGCAGCAGCCTCCGGCGCGAGTGGTCGCGCGGACGAGCCACGGGATTCAGTACTGTTCCGGTGTCGTGGTGTCGCCGCAGTTCCTGCGGCGGTTCCCCGCGCGGAGCGTGCTCGCCATCCGCATCTGTGACGACAGCCTTCGGGGATGGCTCATCGCGTTCGACAAGCGCGCAATGTCCATCGACGATCTCGTGCTCGGTGACATCGTCGGGCGCCTCGTGGCAGGAGCGCTGGAACTCGAGGTGCGACTCGAACAGTTGGGGGAGCGTGCGGCCAGCGATGAACGCCTACGCCTTGCCAGGGATCTGCACGATGGTGTGCTGCAGGCATTGACTGCAGCCGCCCTTCAGGTACAGGCCGCTCGCGACGTGCTGCACCTGGATGTCGCCGCCGCGGAGGAGCGGTTGGCCCGCGTGCAGGACACGGTCTTCACGGAACAGCAAGTCGTCCGGCGCGCAGTCGAGACGCTCAACCCCCGGCACGTCCGCTTCGTACCGCGGCTGGACAGCCTCGCATCGCTGCGCGAATGCGTGCGTGCGGTGGCGCGACAATGGGACCTGCGCGTCCGGCTCGACATGGCCGGCTCATCACCGGTGCCCCAACACGTCGTCCACGAGATCTGTCGGATGGTGACCGAAGCACTCGTGAACGCGGCGCGGCATGGCGCTGCAAGGGATGTTTTCGTCGCATGCGAGACGTCGGCAACCATCGTCCGTCTGGTCGTCGAGTACGAGGGACGCGGGTTCGTGGGCCTGGACGGCCGTCACGATCTCGCGTCGCTGTCGGCGATGGGGCAGGGTCCGCGGACGCTGATGCAGCGCGTCGCCGCCCTCGAGGGAGCGTTCTCCATCGAGTCGTGCACGACTGGCGCGCGGCTCGAGATCGAGGTGCCACTCCAGGAGCCGGGAGGGCACGCTCGCCCGCGCCTTGTAGCCTGCGCCGGTCCGCTGCGCGAACAAGTGCCGGCTACGTCTTCCTGA
- a CDS encoding PxKF domain-containing protein has translation MRLHSSVATLVAVATTAGALMVGVKGETPIDPSGKWSPSGAMTAGREFASSALLPDGSVLVFGGRESGASMAVAERFAGGTWSPAGASPVQRWGQTATTLADGTVIIAGGTGVTSVDEQGQPVTAPTAAIERFDPSTGEVTPLAFLSGPRTGHAAARLADGRVLFAGGYDGNAVVADVEILDPETGLVSPGPADLEVARAGLSATTLMNGRVLLAGGNDGVHDLALVDIYDTEDGILISSEMSAPRRDHQAVLLAHNNQVLLIGGASNGQVAGAELYRPWTGTFLPTGSPAVARVGATAVALATEWPYRGREGQALVTGGAGAEGRGEASAESYTFATIRTDRDDYLPGDTVYVSGTGWQPNETITLGLQELPLEHETRSFTIQADELGRINNATLFLVEPHHLGVKFYLTARGAASQAQVTFTDGAVRVKTTGTAGNKATIEWQLYSAADCSGLVVSSGSILADTGNNGTNIPQATASPQSLRLTAMPLSSVGTQYTFANWKVGQAEDASNPICLNHDNSTRNVDANYAAVAQVATTTAIISSANPSTYGTLVTFTATVNAVPANPSGVGTVTFTNGSTVLCAAVPLLGNTATCSASTLPAATSAYTIAAAYSGTSQGTTPQFAQSQATLQQLVSRASATINVQGGSFTYDGDAHSATGSATGVKGETLTGLVLGDSFTNVPGGAANWVFTDVTGNYNNANGTVQIVISKANATVAVTGYTGVYDGDAHGATGSATGVKGETLTGLVLGDSFTNVAGGTANWAFTDVTGNYNNASGTATIVISKADATIQVDGYSGAYDGAAHGVTGSATGVKGETLTGLVLGDSFTNVPGGTANWAFTDITGNYNNASGTAAIVISKADATIQVDGYSGTYDGAAHGATGSATGVKGETLTGLVLGDSFTNVPGGTANWAFTDITGNYNNASGTAAIVISKADATIQVDGYSGTYDGAAHGATGSATGVKGETLTGLVLGDSYTNVPGGTANWAFTDITGNYNNASGTAAIVISKATPTVNVQSVSATFDGQAHGTTGTVAGVGGADLGAATISYDTTNGQAPVNAGSYVATGNFAGNDNYAAASNTAAIEIAKATPVITWATPADITYGTLLSAAQLNAAANVAGSLVYTPPVGTQLNAGPGQTLSVSFTPTDAANYNGASKTVQITVLKATPVVTWTNPADIIYGTALSATQLNATANVAGSFSYEPAAGVTLNVGLNQKLTVAFTPTDTANYNGASITVEIDVVYGWDGFLQPINDTAHDLVLMSKFKTGQTIPAKFVLKNAAGAVVQQTGIPTFTRTGRLGACDSAAALETPEPVSASVVPLYQWDGSQYHYNWSTKGLTAGLYRIFANLADGTAQSVDICLTK, from the coding sequence ATGAGATTGCACAGCAGTGTGGCTACGCTCGTAGCAGTGGCCACGACAGCCGGCGCCTTGATGGTCGGCGTGAAGGGCGAGACGCCCATCGATCCATCCGGTAAGTGGTCGCCTTCGGGTGCGATGACCGCCGGACGCGAGTTCGCATCGTCTGCACTCCTGCCGGACGGCAGTGTGCTGGTGTTCGGCGGCCGCGAGTCTGGCGCGTCCATGGCCGTCGCCGAGCGATTCGCCGGAGGGACGTGGTCGCCGGCTGGCGCCAGTCCGGTGCAACGCTGGGGGCAGACCGCGACGACCCTTGCCGACGGTACGGTGATCATCGCTGGCGGCACCGGCGTGACGAGCGTGGACGAGCAGGGCCAACCCGTGACGGCTCCCACCGCCGCGATCGAGCGGTTCGATCCGTCCACGGGTGAAGTGACGCCGCTGGCGTTCCTGTCGGGACCGCGCACGGGCCATGCCGCCGCGCGACTGGCTGACGGTCGCGTGCTGTTTGCCGGCGGCTACGACGGCAATGCCGTTGTGGCCGATGTGGAGATCCTTGATCCGGAGACCGGGCTGGTCTCCCCGGGTCCTGCAGACCTCGAGGTCGCGCGTGCCGGTCTGAGCGCCACCACGCTGATGAACGGCCGCGTGCTGCTCGCGGGCGGCAACGATGGCGTCCATGATCTCGCGCTCGTCGATATCTACGACACCGAGGACGGCATCCTCATCTCCAGTGAGATGTCAGCGCCGCGGCGTGACCACCAGGCGGTCTTGCTCGCGCACAACAACCAGGTGCTGCTGATCGGCGGTGCGTCGAACGGGCAGGTCGCTGGTGCCGAGTTGTATCGCCCCTGGACGGGCACGTTCCTGCCGACGGGCTCGCCGGCCGTTGCCCGCGTGGGCGCGACCGCAGTGGCTTTGGCAACGGAGTGGCCGTACCGCGGCCGGGAAGGGCAGGCGCTCGTCACCGGTGGTGCCGGCGCTGAGGGTCGCGGCGAGGCAAGCGCCGAGAGCTACACCTTCGCGACGATCCGCACCGACCGCGATGACTACCTCCCGGGAGACACGGTGTACGTCTCCGGCACCGGCTGGCAGCCGAACGAGACGATCACATTGGGCCTGCAGGAACTGCCTCTCGAACACGAAACCCGCAGCTTCACCATCCAGGCTGATGAACTCGGTCGCATCAACAACGCCACGCTATTCCTCGTGGAGCCGCACCACCTCGGTGTGAAGTTCTATCTAACGGCGCGTGGCGCTGCGTCCCAGGCGCAGGTCACGTTCACGGACGGTGCGGTACGTGTCAAGACCACTGGCACCGCTGGTAACAAAGCCACGATCGAGTGGCAGTTATACAGCGCCGCCGACTGTTCCGGGTTAGTTGTCTCCTCTGGATCCATTCTTGCTGACACCGGTAACAATGGGACGAATATTCCGCAAGCTACTGCCTCCCCACAGTCTTTGCGGCTGACGGCGATGCCATTATCTAGCGTCGGCACACAGTACACGTTCGCCAACTGGAAGGTTGGCCAGGCGGAAGATGCGTCTAATCCGATTTGTTTGAACCACGACAATTCAACCCGGAATGTTGACGCGAACTACGCTGCGGTGGCCCAGGTAGCCACTACCACCGCGATCATCTCCAGTGCGAACCCCAGTACGTACGGCACTCTTGTAACGTTCACGGCAACAGTAAACGCAGTGCCGGCAAACCCGAGCGGCGTCGGGACGGTTACGTTCACGAACGGCTCGACGGTACTCTGCGCCGCCGTGCCCCTCCTGGGCAACACTGCAACATGCAGTGCGTCAACGCTGCCTGCCGCAACAAGTGCGTACACGATCGCGGCGGCGTACAGCGGTACAAGCCAGGGGACCACACCGCAGTTCGCGCAAAGTCAGGCAACGCTACAGCAATTGGTAAGCCGCGCTTCGGCAACCATCAACGTTCAGGGTGGGAGTTTTACTTACGACGGCGACGCGCATAGTGCGACGGGCTCGGCCACGGGTGTCAAGGGCGAGACCCTGACGGGCCTGGTGCTCGGTGACAGCTTCACCAACGTCCCGGGCGGCGCGGCCAACTGGGTGTTCACCGACGTGACCGGCAACTACAACAACGCCAACGGCACGGTTCAGATTGTGATCAGCAAGGCCAACGCGACGGTCGCGGTCACCGGCTACACGGGCGTGTACGACGGCGACGCGCATGGTGCGACGGGCTCGGCCACGGGTGTCAAGGGCGAGACCCTGACGGGCCTGGTGCTCGGTGACAGCTTCACCAACGTAGCGGGTGGGACGGCCAACTGGGCATTCACCGACGTCACGGGCAACTACAACAACGCCAGCGGCACGGCGACGATCGTGATCAGCAAGGCGGACGCGACGATCCAAGTCGATGGTTACAGCGGTGCGTACGACGGCGCGGCGCATGGCGTGACGGGCTCGGCCACGGGTGTCAAGGGCGAGACCCTGACGGGCCTGGTGCTCGGTGACAGCTTCACCAACGTACCGGGTGGGACGGCCAACTGGGCATTCACCGACATCACGGGCAACTACAACAACGCCAGCGGCACGGCGGCGATCGTGATCAGCAAGGCGGACGCGACGATCCAGGTCGATGGCTACAGCGGTACATACGACGGCGCGGCGCATGGCGCGACGGGCTCGGCCACGGGTGTCAAGGGCGAGACCCTGACGGGCCTGGTGCTCGGTGACAGCTTCACCAACGTACCGGGTGGGACGGCCAACTGGGCATTCACCGACATCACGGGCAACTACAACAACGCCAGCGGCACGGCGGCGATCGTGATCAGCAAGGCGGACGCGACGATCCAGGTCGATGGCTACAGCGGTACATACGACGGCGCGGCGCATGGCGCGACGGGCTCGGCCACGGGTGTCAAGGGCGAGACCCTGACGGGCCTGGTGCTCGGTGACAGCTACACCAACGTGCCGGGTGGGACGGCCAACTGGGCATTCACCGACATCACGGGCAACTACAACAATGCCAGCGGCACGGCGGCGATCGTGATCAGCAAGGCGACTCCGACGGTGAACGTGCAATCGGTGAGCGCCACCTTCGACGGCCAGGCGCACGGGACGACGGGGACGGTGGCGGGCGTGGGTGGCGCGGACCTGGGTGCCGCAACGATCAGCTACGACACGACCAACGGGCAGGCGCCGGTGAACGCCGGCAGCTACGTTGCGACCGGTAACTTTGCCGGCAACGACAACTACGCCGCGGCCTCCAACACGGCGGCCATCGAGATCGCCAAGGCGACGCCGGTGATCACCTGGGCCACGCCGGCCGACATCACCTACGGCACGCTGCTGAGCGCCGCGCAGCTCAATGCGGCCGCGAATGTCGCGGGCAGTTTGGTCTACACGCCGCCCGTGGGCACGCAGCTCAACGCCGGTCCGGGGCAGACGCTGTCGGTGAGCTTCACGCCGACTGATGCCGCGAACTACAACGGCGCGTCCAAGACGGTACAGATCACCGTGCTCAAGGCGACGCCGGTCGTCACCTGGACGAATCCCGCCGACATCATCTACGGGACCGCGCTGAGTGCGACGCAACTGAACGCCACCGCGAACGTCGCGGGCTCGTTCAGCTACGAACCGGCCGCCGGCGTGACGCTGAACGTCGGTCTGAACCAGAAGCTGACGGTAGCGTTCACGCCGACCGATACGGCGAACTACAACGGCGCGTCAATAACGGTAGAGATCGATGTCGTCTACGGGTGGGACGGCTTCCTGCAGCCAATCAACGACACGGCCCATGATCTCGTCCTCATGAGCAAGTTCAAGACGGGTCAAACCATTCCGGCGAAGTTCGTCCTCAAGAACGCAGCCGGCGCTGTCGTGCAACAGACGGGCATTCCGACCTTCACGCGCACCGGAAGACTTGGCGCGTGCGATTCGGCAGCGGCGCTCGAGACTCCGGAGCCCGTGTCGGCATCCGTCGTGCCCCTGTACCAATGGGACGGTAGTCAGTACCACTACAACTGGAGCACGAAGGGGCTGACGGCGGGCCTGTATCGCATCTTCGCGAACCTCGCGGATGGCACGGCCCAATCGGTGGACATCTGCCTCACGAAGTAG